The stretch of DNA ACACGGCCAGGACCTGCGCGTTCAAGCAGGCGCGGCAGTTCTGAGAACACGGTTGGTGTATAACCCCGCGTCGTGGGTGGCTCTCCACCAGACAGACCAATCTCACGTTGCGCTGTGGCAAACCGCGTCAGGCTGTCCATCAGGCACAGGGCATCAAGCCCGTGATCCCGGAAATATTCTGAAAGCGTCATGGTGAGGTAGGCTGCCTGACGGCGCATCAAGGCGCTTTCATCTGACGTTGCAACCACAACAACGCTGCGGGCGAGACCTTCCTCACCCAGATCATCTTCAATGAATTCCTGAACTTCGCGGCCACGTTCCCCGATAAGCCCAATCACGGACACATCAGCAGACGAATAGCGCGCCAGCATCGACAGCAGCACGGACTTACCAACGCCGGAGCCCGCAAAAATGCCCATGCGCTGGCCACGGCATGTGGTTGCAAAGGCGTTGAGGGCGCGTACACCCAGATCAATCCGCTCACCCACCCGTGCACGATCATGTGCCGGCAGCGGCGTTCCCTTGAGCGCGTAGGGCACACCGCCCTGCGCAATAGGGCCTTTGCCATCAATTGGCTCGCCCATGGCATTCACCACACGACCAAGCCAGGCCGGTGATGGGTGCATAATCGGTTCAGCTGATTCAAACTTTGCAGGCGCGCCCATCCGCAGGCCTTCAATGGCGGCAAACGGCATCGCCAGAGCACGATTTTCGCGGAAACCCACAACCTCGCAGGGCACGGCCACATCACGGGCGCCAGGCACAACCACACGGCTGCCAAGGCTGAGCGATGTCAGCGGGCCTTCAAGCTCCACCATCAACCCACGCACAGCGGCCACAGTGCCATACTGTTCAACAGGCGACAGACGCTCGATTTCAGCAAGAAGCGGCTTCATAGGGTCTCACAAACTCTTTGACCGGTGCCTTCCAAGAGGAAAAAGCAAACCGGTGATGAGCAAGTGTGCCGCCAAGCCGATTAAGGGCTGGTAAACCCTATCAACCAGTTACGTAAAATTTCCAAATTCGCTGTTCAAATGGCCCGATAAGAAAAAGTGTTGCGCCAAGATGACCCAAAACACACGGAATTCCGGGCATCACTGAAAGGCTTTGGCAATGGGCATTAAAAAAAGCTGACGCCGTTAAGCTTTGTTAACCATTTGATCTTAACGTCCATACAGGGATTAACTGGGGTATCGGCGAATCACCTGATTTTCCGATCCGATATGGCACAGCAGGCCCAACGTCATAGGGCCGACGCCGCTTGAAGGGGGAGCAAGGACATGCGGGTTCTTCTCATCGAAGACGACAGCGCAACGGCCCAGAGCATCGAACTGATGCTCAAGTCGGAAGGCTTTAACATCTACACCACAGATCTGGGCGAAGAGGGCATCGACCTCGGCAAGCTCTATGATTACGACATCATTCTGCTGGACCTGAACCTGCCGGACATGTCGGGCTATGAAGTGTTGAAGACGCTTCGCCTTGGCAAGATCGGCACACCGATCCTCATTCTCTCCGGCATGGCCGGCATCGAGAACAAGGTTCGCGGCCTGGGCTTCGGCGCCGACGACTACATGACCAAGCCGTTCCACAAGGACGAGCTGGTTGCCCGCATCCACGCTGTGGTGCGTCGCTCCAAGGGTCACAGCCAGTCCGTCATTCGTACGGGTCGCCTGACCGTCAACCTCGACACCAAGACCGTTGAAGTTGAAAACCAGCGCGTTCACCTGACCGGCAAGGAATACCAGATGCTGGAGCTGCTCTCGCTCCGCAAGGGGACGACCCTGACCAAGGAAATGTTCCTCAACCACCTTTATGGCGGAATGGACGAGCCGGAACTCAAGATCATCGACGTGTTCATCTGCAAGCTGCGCAAGAAACTCGCAGCCGCAACGGGTGGCGAGCACTACATCGAAACAGTCTGGGGCCGTGGCTACGTTCTGCGCGATCCAGTCGAGGAAGAAGTCGCGGAAGCCGCAACCGCCTAACACCTCCTCACTTCGGGACACACCAAAAGGGCGCCTGCTTCAAGCAGGCGCCCTTTTTCTTTGCTGATATGTCCCCTAGCCTGCCTTTCATGGCCGAGCTGAAAACCAAGCCCACCAAGCAAAGCGTCACGGCGTTCATAAAGACCGTGGAGTCAGAGCGACGGCGTACCGAAGCGAAAGTGCTGATGCAGATCATGCGCCGCGTGACCGGCAAGCGCCCGGTCATGTGGGGCCCCTCCATCATCGGCTATGGCAAATACCACTATGTCTATGAGTCAGGACGCGAAGGCGATTGGATGGTGACGGGCTTCAGCCCCCGCAAAAGCGCGATGACGGTCTATCTGATGGCCGGATTTTCCGACAAGCAGAAGCTACTCGCCAAGCTCGGCAAGCACCGCACATCCGTAAGCTGTCTATACATCAACAAGCTTGACGACATTGATCTGGATGTCCTGGAAGAAATGATCACCCAGGACGTCGCTCTCATGCGCACAAAGTACAAGACCGCTTAAGCGGTTTTGCTTAGCCCTGCAGAAAGCGGCTGACGAGCAGGTGCAGCAGGAGTTGCGGCAGGTGACCCAGCTTTGGCCGTGTACACCTCAGGATTGCGAGCGTAGAGCCCGCGAGATCCCGGCACCGGCTTGAAAGCATCAGTGATACCAACAACAGTTTCGGCAGCACCAAGCAGGACACACCCGTCTTCCGGCAGCATGTCAGCCATCCGTTCCAGCACCATTTTCTTGGTGGGCTGATCGAAGTAGATCAGCACATTGCGACAGAAAATGATGTCAAACTTGCCAAGCGCTGTCAGCGGCTCCAGCAGGTTGTTTTCCTTGAAAGTCGCCATGCTGCGGATCTTTGTATCGATCTGCCAGCTTTCACCAATCTGCTTGAAATATTTCATCAACAATTGGATCGGCAGACCGCGCTGAACTTCAAACTGCGTGTACATGCCCTCACGTGCGCGTTCCAGAACTTCGCGTGACAAATCCGTGCCAAGAAGTTCGAAGTTCCAGCCCCTTGCAGCCGCGCAATCATTGATCAGCATGGCAAGCGAATAGATCTCCTGCCCTGTCGAGGCAGCAGCACTCCAGATACGGACCTTGCGCTGCGGCCGGTTAGCCAGCATGTGCGGCAGAACCGTATTGGTGAAGAGATCAAACGGCGTTTTGTCGCGAAAGAAGAATGACTCATTCGTCGTCATCGCTTCAGTTACGTCAGCCGCGAGGCTTCCATTGGCATCCGCGCGCAGTGCCTTGACCAGTTCCGGGATTCCCCCCAGTTCAGCCTTGCGGGCAATCGGAGTCAGGCGGCTTTCAAGCAGATAGGTCTTGTCGCTGGACAGAACCAGACCGGACCGCTTACGCACCAGATCAGATAGAAACTCGAATTCTTCGGGTGTCATTATCGCCTCCCGGCAAACTGGCGAGAGATCGCCGAACTAATCTGGTCCAAAGGATAAACAGCAGCGCAGATACCCGCTGCTGCGCAGGCTCCCGGCATGCCCCAGACAACACTTGTTGCTTCATCTTGTGCGTAGATCGTGCCGCCAGCGTCCGCAATGATGCGGCCTCCGTCACGGCCGTCATGGCCCATACCCGTCAGCACCACACCCAGGGTGGCGGGGCCAAACAGCTTGGACACACTTTCAAACATCGGGTCCACAGCGGGCCGACAGAAATGTACAGGTGGTTCCTGATCAAGCTTGATCGCCACACCGGGCCCGTCCTTGCACAACCGCATGTGATAGTCGCCAGGGGCCACATAGATGTGGCCTGCCTGCAAGCGCTCTCCATCTTCGCCTTCCTTAGCCGGAAGACCCGAAAGCCTCCCCAGCTTCTCAGCAAGGATTTTGGTGAAAGATGGCGGCATATGCTGCGTAATGACAACAGGTACAGAGCTGATCGCCGGACCGATTTTCTCAAACACATCAAACAGCGCCTGAGGGCCACCCGTTGATGAGCCGATAGCAAGAATGCGGGGCGGCACACTGGACGCCTTGCGCACTTCAATCTTGTCTGGTGTAGGTCCCAACAAAGCAGCCGAACGCGTTGCAGTCGGTGTTGCTGTCTTGGCAGAGCTGCCAGCACCGGCACCCGGCCCCATCATCCGCTGCGCCGTCCTACCAAGAGCTTTTGCCTTGGTCAGCAGTTCACGGCGAAACTCTTCAGACCCGGCAATGCCACGAGCGCTATCAGGCTTGGGAACATAATCCGTTGCCCCCAAAGACAGCGCCTTGACCGAAATATCTGCATTCCGAAGCGTCAGTGTCGACGCCATGATCACCTTGGTACCTGGTGACCCCGCAAGAATGCCGGGCAGAGCCTCAAGCCCATCCATTTCCGGCATCTCGATATCGAGGACCACAACATGCGGCTTTACCTTGCCGACCTGGTCCACGGCCTGCTTGCCATTGGAACACGATCCGGCCACTTCAAGACCGTCCGTTTCTTCAATCCAGCGCTTCACAAGCCCACGAATGACGGCACTGTCATCAACAACCATGACCCGAACAGCATTTTCTGCGGAGCCAGATGTGACTGCCCCCGTGCCTGTGCTTGTCCTGGCCGCAGAAGCGGTAGACGGATTGCGAGATATGGTTGTCGACTGATCCATGAAGCTAGACCAGACCTGCTTCAGCAAACTTCGCCTGTACGATATCGCGATCGAACGGCTTCATGATGTACTCATTGGCACCCGCGTTGATCGCTTCACTGATGTGCTGCATGTCATTTTCCGTCGAGCAGAAAACAACAACAGGTGCATCACCGCCATCGCGCTTGCGAAGAGCGAGCAGAAAATCCAAACCGTTCATGACCGGCATGTTCCAGTCCAGAAGGATGGCATCCGGCATCTTGGTATCGCACGCATCAAGCGCAGCAGACCCATCAGCGGCTTCTTCAATGTTGAAGTTCATTTCTTCAAGAATACGGCGCGCGACTTTTCGGATCACACGGCTATCGTCCACAACGAGACACGTCTTCATGGAGTTTCAGGCCTTCTGCTTGATCACCACAGCAATGCAGCTGCGGATGAATAATGAGATTCGTTAGCTCCGCCGGGCCCTTAGGCCGCGACAGATGCGCTTTGCAGTTCCAGAGCCTTCGACACGTCCAGCACCACCATCAGATCGTTTTCCAGGCGGTGAACACCGCTGGAAACCTGCTGCCAGCGAGGGTCAAGATTTGCCGGGCTGCGTTCTACATCCTGTGCCTGAAGGCTTAATACTTCGCCTACGCTATCGACCATAAGTCCGAAGGCTTCTCCGCCTTCTTCAATGCCGACAGCCATCCGGGACGCGCCTTCCTCATTGGTCGGCAGACCAAGCCGGATGCGCATATCAATCGCCGTGACGATACGACCACGCAGATTGAGGACGCCACGGACTTCCGGCACGGACAAAGGCACGCGTGTCAGAGACTGCACTTCAAATACGTCCTGCACCACTGTCACGGGAATACCGAAGAGCTGCTCACCGACAAACACGGTGATGTACTCCACAAGATTTCCATCAAGATGGATAAGGCTGTCGGCGCGATCGATCAGACCGTTGTTATCTTCCGCACTCATGCCACTGCTCCTTCGTTCTGAAGTGTTTCACGCAGGACATCAATGAGCCCATCGCGATCTGTCTTCGCCACATAGTCCGAGAACCCGACATCGTGTCCGCGCTGAATATCTTCACGCGAGGTACGCGACGACATGGCAACAATTGGTGTGGTGCCCCACGCAGCATCGTTCTTCACGGCTTCAGCGAAGTCGAAGCCATCCATGCCAGGCATCTCAATGTCGCTGACAATGATATCGAAGCGAGCACCTGCATCACGCAGCTGGAAAGCATCATGGGGGTCAGCAGCTGTTGTGACCCGATACCCGGCAGCATTCAGCAATGGTGCCAGCATGTTGCGGAAGAACGGGCTGTCATCCACGAGCAGCACCCGCTTGGACGTTGGCTCATCTGAACGATCACCGTCAGCGCGCGCAAACCAGTCCTCGAATGCCAGTGTCAGGAAGTGGCCGACATCAATAATCTCGGTCGCCTTGTCACGCACAATCGCGCTGCCGAGCATGCCCGGCGTTTCGGACGTAATGTCCATATCGAGCGGCGCTTCGATAACGTCAACGATTTCGTCAACCACAAGGCCCATCGAGCGGCCGTCATCGGTGAACACCAGGATCGGCTGACGACCCTCTGTCACCATTTCCTGATCCGATGACACTTTCTGCAGCGGCATCAGTTTGCCGCGATACTGAACCACCGGTTTGTGGTCAGACATCTCAATCTCGTCAACGACGACTTCCTCGAGGCGCGTCACAAGAGACAGCGGCACTGCCTTGGGCTCGCCACCACCTGCACGGAAGATGAGAAGTGAGGTATTTTCGTTATCCAACAGATGACCATCCAGTTCCGGACCATCTTCCAGCTGAGCAGCCACCTCTCGGCTGACGCACTGCGCGATGCCGTTTGGATCGATGATCATGATGACACTGCCGTCACCCAGGATAGTGTTGCCGGAGAACATGTTGATGTCCCGCAGCATGGAAGCTGACGGCTTCACAACAATTTCCTCGGTGTCGAAGACCGTATCCACAACAATACCGAACTGTGCCGGGCCGACCTGGGCCACAATCACGAAGCTTTCGCTACGCTCTGCTGTTGGCAGCGGTACATTGCCGTCTTCGTCCGGCTTGCGGTTCTTGTTGAGCAGCAACAGTTCATCAAGATAGACCAGCGGCAGCAAATTACTGCGCAAACGCAGAACAGGCGTGTCGTTGATCTTCTCAATCCGCGCCTCGGAGTCAGCCTTGGCACGCACAAGCTCGACAACGGCAAGCTGCGGAATGGCAAAGCGCTGTGCGCCTGATTCAACAATCAGGGACGACACAATTGCCAGTGTCAGTGGGATCTTGATTGTGAATGTCGTGCCCTTGCCAGACACCGATACCAGATCAACATTACCGCCGATCAGCTCAATGTTGGTGCGCACCACATCCATGCCCACGCCACGGCCGGATACGTTCGTCACAGCGGCAGCTGTAGAGAACCCGGCTGCAAAGATGTATTTGTGGATCTGCGCTTCGGTCTTCTCTTCAAGCTCGGCTGCCGTGGCAATGCCGTTCTCAATGACCTTCTCGCGAATACGATCCGTATTGAGGCCATGCCCATCATCTTCAATCTGAATAATGATGTGTCCGCCTTCATGATAGGCGCGCAGGGTGACCTTGCCGGTTTCCGACTTGCCAGCCGCAAGACGGGCATCCGGCATTTCCAGTCCGTGGTCAGCAGAGTTGCGGACCATATGCGTCAGCGGATCCTTGATCAGGTCAAGAACCTGACGGTCCAGTTCCGTGTCCGCACCTTCCATGTTGAGCTCGATCTTCTTCCCAAGCTCGTTGGACAGATCGCGAATGATACGCGGCAGCTTCTGCCAGGCATTGCCGATCGGCTGCATCCGCGTTTTCATCACGGCTTCCTGCAGCTCGGCTGTCACATTGGACAGACGCTGCAGAGGTACCTTGAATTCTGAATCATCAAGACGGCGAACCATCTCAAGAAGCTGGTTCCGAGACAGCACAAGCTCAGACACCATGGTCATGAGGTTTTCCAGCGTGTCCACATTCACGCGGATGGACTGGTTGGCAACGGAAGACTCCCGTGCTGTTGCCTCTTCAGCCTTTGGTGCCGCCTTGGCAGCAACGGGCTTGGCAGCTGCCGGTTTCGCCGGAGCTGCTGCAGCAGGTTTCGCGTCTTCGACCGGTGCTTCCACAGCCGCGTCTTCAGCTTCAGCCTCAGGAGCAGCAGCTGCTGCATCTTCTGGACCTTCCGCTTCCTGGAAAGCGCGCTCAAGTTCATCAAGAGACACTTCGCCGGGCTTCAGTTCGCGCTCAAGTTCCTTGACCTCAATAGGGGCTTCTTCTTCAGCGGCAGCTTCTGCAGCAGGCTCACCACCGGCTTCAGCTGCAATCGAGAAGGCTTCAAGCTGCGAGATCAGGTCTGAGTCATCACCAGCCGGTTCAGTCTCATTGGCTTCGAGTTCGCCGAGGATCTCTTTAATCCGGTCAAGCGTATGAAGAATGATGGTCACGCCGTCGCCGGTTACTTCAGCGCCGTCACGATATTTGCCCATCAGTGTTTCAGCAGCGTGTGCCAGTGCTTCCAGGCGCGGCAGTCCCAGAAATCCGCAAGTGCCCTTGATCGTGTGCACCAAGCGGAAGATGTTCGACAGAATGGCCTCGTTATTGGGATCCTGTTCGAACTTCACAAGTTCGACGTCCACAACATCAAGGCTCTCAAAAGTTTCTGTCAGAAACTCGCGTAGAAGGTCGTCCATGGTTCCCCACCCCGGAAAAACTGGGCGCGTCCCCTAAACGGGATAGCGCCTGATAGTTTCGGAGTGTTAGCGGGAAACATTAAAAACAGGTGAAATAGCGTGCGATGTCGGTAACCACACAACCCATAGGTGTGTAATTACCCAATCATGCCATCGTCCACGGTGGCATTCGGGCCATAGCTGATGGCGAAGGTAACTGGCCCTTCCTCCATGGCCTGCTCGACTTTCAGGGACGCATCCAACTGTTTTCCAAGCAAGCCAATCAAATAAGGCTGGATGGCCCGGCTGTCAGGCAATCCGTCAAACTTGTCGCCCTCAGCCAGATTTGAGTGTTCAGGAATACGCGCCCGCGGCCCCGTGGCAACGATCACCATGCCCTCATTACCATTTTCAACAATGATATTGAGTTCGCCGCCACGCGGAACCGCGCCGGTCGCGAACTGAAGCAAATTCATTAACAGTTTCAGCCGCGTCTTGTGCAGGGCTGCTGGTTTGGTGTCCCACGCCAGCGTAATCCGTCCGCCTTCCATCAGGCCTTCAGCCGCCCGGCGGGCATCAGCGATTTCGATATGGGCGCCGGCTGAACCGGAAGCCCCGAAAGCAAGCCGCGCAAACTGGA from Pyruvatibacter sp. HU-CL02332 encodes:
- a CDS encoding chemotaxis protein CheW — translated: MDDLLREFLTETFESLDVVDVELVKFEQDPNNEAILSNIFRLVHTIKGTCGFLGLPRLEALAHAAETLMGKYRDGAEVTGDGVTIILHTLDRIKEILGELEANETEPAGDDSDLISQLEAFSIAAEAGGEPAAEAAAEEEAPIEVKELERELKPGEVSLDELERAFQEAEGPEDAAAAAPEAEAEDAAVEAPVEDAKPAAAAPAKPAAAKPVAAKAAPKAEEATARESSVANQSIRVNVDTLENLMTMVSELVLSRNQLLEMVRRLDDSEFKVPLQRLSNVTAELQEAVMKTRMQPIGNAWQKLPRIIRDLSNELGKKIELNMEGADTELDRQVLDLIKDPLTHMVRNSADHGLEMPDARLAAGKSETGKVTLRAYHEGGHIIIQIEDDGHGLNTDRIREKVIENGIATAAELEEKTEAQIHKYIFAAGFSTAAAVTNVSGRGVGMDVVRTNIELIGGNVDLVSVSGKGTTFTIKIPLTLAIVSSLIVESGAQRFAIPQLAVVELVRAKADSEARIEKINDTPVLRLRSNLLPLVYLDELLLLNKNRKPDEDGNVPLPTAERSESFVIVAQVGPAQFGIVVDTVFDTEEIVVKPSASMLRDINMFSGNTILGDGSVIMIIDPNGIAQCVSREVAAQLEDGPELDGHLLDNENTSLLIFRAGGGEPKAVPLSLVTRLEEVVVDEIEMSDHKPVVQYRGKLMPLQKVSSDQEMVTEGRQPILVFTDDGRSMGLVVDEIVDVIEAPLDMDITSETPGMLGSAIVRDKATEIIDVGHFLTLAFEDWFARADGDRSDEPTSKRVLLVDDSPFFRNMLAPLLNAAGYRVTTAADPHDAFQLRDAGARFDIIVSDIEMPGMDGFDFAEAVKNDAAWGTTPIVAMSSRTSREDIQRGHDVGFSDYVAKTDRDGLIDVLRETLQNEGAVA
- a CDS encoding histidine phosphotransferase family protein, which codes for MTGEFATNDNTAGAGSGSGSGPGAGETDGPDQLEFAALLCSRVCHDVISPVGAIVNGLEVLEEEEDQEMREHALILIAKSALQASAKLQFARLAFGASGSAGAHIEIADARRAAEGLMEGGRITLAWDTKPAALHKTRLKLLMNLLQFATGAVPRGGELNIIVENGNEGMVIVATGPRARIPEHSNLAEGDKFDGLPDSRAIQPYLIGLLGKQLDASLKVEQAMEEGPVTFAISYGPNATVDDGMIG
- the fliI gene encoding flagellar protein export ATPase FliI, whose translation is MKPLLAEIERLSPVEQYGTVAAVRGLMVELEGPLTSLSLGSRVVVPGARDVAVPCEVVGFRENRALAMPFAAIEGLRMGAPAKFESAEPIMHPSPAWLGRVVNAMGEPIDGKGPIAQGGVPYALKGTPLPAHDRARVGERIDLGVRALNAFATTCRGQRMGIFAGSGVGKSVLLSMLARYSSADVSVIGLIGERGREVQEFIEDDLGEEGLARSVVVVATSDESALMRRQAAYLTMTLSEYFRDHGLDALCLMDSLTRFATAQREIGLSGGEPPTTRGYTPTVFSELPRLLERAGPGRVGSGSITGLFTVLVEGDDHNEPVADAVRSILDGHIVMERAIAERGRYPAINVLKSVSRTMPHCQSEEEFALVRRARELMSAHTDMEELIRIGAYRRGADPLVDEAIRLMPDFDAFLSQRKGEATPLADGFGMLDGILNTAQPPEVADVEMEDGHAGQ
- a CDS encoding protein-glutamate O-methyltransferase; this translates as MTPEEFEFLSDLVRKRSGLVLSSDKTYLLESRLTPIARKAELGGIPELVKALRADANGSLAADVTEAMTTNESFFFRDKTPFDLFTNTVLPHMLANRPQRKVRIWSAAASTGQEIYSLAMLINDCAAARGWNFELLGTDLSREVLERAREGMYTQFEVQRGLPIQLLMKYFKQIGESWQIDTKIRSMATFKENNLLEPLTALGKFDIIFCRNVLIYFDQPTKKMVLERMADMLPEDGCVLLGAAETVVGITDAFKPVPGSRGLYARNPEVYTAKAGSPAATPAAPARQPLSAGLSKTA
- a CDS encoding response regulator, producing the protein MKTCLVVDDSRVIRKVARRILEEMNFNIEEAADGSAALDACDTKMPDAILLDWNMPVMNGLDFLLALRKRDGGDAPVVVFCSTENDMQHISEAINAGANEYIMKPFDRDIVQAKFAEAGLV
- a CDS encoding DUF1801 domain-containing protein — its product is MAELKTKPTKQSVTAFIKTVESERRRTEAKVLMQIMRRVTGKRPVMWGPSIIGYGKYHYVYESGREGDWMVTGFSPRKSAMTVYLMAGFSDKQKLLAKLGKHRTSVSCLYINKLDDIDLDVLEEMITQDVALMRTKYKTA
- a CDS encoding chemotaxis protein CheW; translated protein: MSAEDNNGLIDRADSLIHLDGNLVEYITVFVGEQLFGIPVTVVQDVFEVQSLTRVPLSVPEVRGVLNLRGRIVTAIDMRIRLGLPTNEEGASRMAVGIEEGGEAFGLMVDSVGEVLSLQAQDVERSPANLDPRWQQVSSGVHRLENDLMVVLDVSKALELQSASVAA
- the ctrA gene encoding response regulator transcription factor CtrA, which translates into the protein MRVLLIEDDSATAQSIELMLKSEGFNIYTTDLGEEGIDLGKLYDYDIILLDLNLPDMSGYEVLKTLRLGKIGTPILILSGMAGIENKVRGLGFGADDYMTKPFHKDELVARIHAVVRRSKGHSQSVIRTGRLTVNLDTKTVEVENQRVHLTGKEYQMLELLSLRKGTTLTKEMFLNHLYGGMDEPELKIIDVFICKLRKKLAAATGGEHYIETVWGRGYVLRDPVEEEVAEAATA
- a CDS encoding chemotaxis response regulator protein-glutamate methylesterase — encoded protein: MDQSTTISRNPSTASAARTSTGTGAVTSGSAENAVRVMVVDDSAVIRGLVKRWIEETDGLEVAGSCSNGKQAVDQVGKVKPHVVVLDIEMPEMDGLEALPGILAGSPGTKVIMASTLTLRNADISVKALSLGATDYVPKPDSARGIAGSEEFRRELLTKAKALGRTAQRMMGPGAGAGSSAKTATPTATRSAALLGPTPDKIEVRKASSVPPRILAIGSSTGGPQALFDVFEKIGPAISSVPVVITQHMPPSFTKILAEKLGRLSGLPAKEGEDGERLQAGHIYVAPGDYHMRLCKDGPGVAIKLDQEPPVHFCRPAVDPMFESVSKLFGPATLGVVLTGMGHDGRDGGRIIADAGGTIYAQDEATSVVWGMPGACAAAGICAAVYPLDQISSAISRQFAGRR